AGTCTCACTCATCTCAGCAACAAAAGAATCGGGGCTTTGATGTAATTCAGCTGCTATTTGCTACAATTTGTTTCCACTCTCACTCTTCCTGGACTAAACTCAGAAGTGTCCCCTGAGCTCCACAACTCCTAAGCCTTGCAGCCCCCAAGTTCCACAGTCCCAAGCCCCACAGACCCCCCGAAGCCCTACAACCCCCCAAGCCCACAGCCTGATTGTTGACAAAGTAACAGAGGGAAAGAGGTCAGCTTTCACTTCCAGgatcctccttccctcctccgtGGCAGAAGCCACCACTGCTCATTCTAGGCTCTCTACAGTCACTTTGCTCCTTTTTCCATTGTGCGAATCACTCACTAAaccctcctttttccttttttgttctccAGCCCACCTAAACCAACAGTGTTCATCTCTGGTGTTATGGCTCGGGTAAGTGTGACACGGATGGATGGTGGAGGTGTCGGGGGGCAGGGTGtgtggggggtagggggagaCCTGCACCTGACCTGTTCCTGTAAGAATGTGGACACAAGAACTCCCATGCAATCTCTTCTTGCCTTTGGTAAGCACCAGTGCTACCCATCTGACCTGGGGCTGATGGCTTTCTTGGGTGACAGACTTTCTTCCAGGAGTGTGAGTCAGTGGGTAGGAATTTGTGATGCCCACAGCTGAGCACCTGCCTCCAAGCTGCAGAATTACCTCTTCATCACAGGCTATGGCTCTGGGCCTTACGAGGCTTGGCCTGCACACATCAGGACAGGGTGTGACACAGGAGACTTAAATGGCTTACCAGTTCAGGATGTGTGAGTGAAGGTTTGGTATTCCGTATGCAACCAGGCATGTACACGTATGCCCTGCCTGAGTGCTCTTGTCTGCCTGGCCTTCAGACTCCAATCATGTTTCCTGCCATACCACGCACTTTTAAGGGTCCCTCCTCTCTTAAAATCCAAGCTCCACTGTCCGAGGAAACCACCGTTGTCGGGGACAACTTAGCTAACAAAACTGTCACAGCCATCTGAAACCTGGGGCCAGCCCATGGCAGGTGTGCCATGTGCAAGAATATTAAATGTCTGCATATGGAAAAAATCTCCTTGATTGCACTGTCCCTTGCCCAGATCAAAGCCCACTGTTGGCATAAAAAGCTGAACATAGCTGGGCCCTTTCTCCAGGCCCCTGAGGGTTGCTTCTCCCTCCAACCACTTATCCCAGGCCTGCTCTCAGCCTTATTGACAGATCCAAGTGTGAAACTAGATTTGGCCTGTCTTGTCCCAATTCAGATGACAAAAACAGACCTAGAAGGGAAAGCAGCTGGGTCTTCTCAAGGCAAACCTGCAAACACAGTCACTGTTCCATCATGGGGCCTCATGCCACTGCCTGCTCCCTGGTTCTGCTGCCCTGCAGGGCCTGGCCAGCCACAACAGTAGCCCACTACTAACAcatcccccacccctccaggAAGCTGGTGGAGTGGGGTTCAGAGgacttttctttctattctatCCATTTACTGTTAACCAGCTTGTATATTGTCTCCTTGCAGGGTGACAAAGACTTTCCCCCGGCGGCTGCACAGGTGGCCCACCAGAAACCACATGCTTCCATGGACAAACATGTTTCTCCAAGAACACAGCATATCCAGCAGCCCCGCAAGTGACCTGCGCACAGACCCCAGTACCCAGGCCCCAGCACCCTCTGCAGCAGCACCCAGGCATGCCTCCCAtaatgcccccccccaccaaaggAACGAGCACTTTCTGAGCAGTTTACCAAGTTCAGAAACCTAAGACAAAATGAACCCCCATTGTCTCCCATATTTAAAACTACAAGAGGCTCAAACCCCAAACTTTGTTTCTGAGAGTCCTAGTTGTGTGTCACTGAAGAGCTATTGTACCCAACCCCACCCCAGAAGTGCTATTAGCAGGACTTGGCAAGTCCTGAGGAAGCCCTTCATACCAACAATCACTTAAAAGTCCTTACTCTTGATCCTAAAAGTAAGAAGGCATTTTGGGGTGATTGGTaaagttagaaaaacaaaacactaggaTATGGCTTTTATAAATTGTGATTACTGCTGCAGAATCCCTgcttttttgaaaacaaaaatcaaagggCTCCTTTAGCCAGATGTAAAACCTTCTAGAGTGCTGCTCATGGAGAATGCTCCTGCACAGCCCAGTGGCCTGCAGTGGACTCAGCTTCAGGTCACAGAGGCTCTGTGAGCAGTTTCTGCACCACAGGTGTCCTGGCACTGTTCACCAGGACTGTGCCATTTTGCTGAAAGATGGATGGGCTCCTTGAATTTTATAAGCAGTTTATAAGGTGCCCCAGCAGTGGACTTAACAGGGAGCAGGGACACAAACCTCCAGACCCTGTCTTGTCAGTTTCTTCCTTCTTAATTACTGAAATGACGTTAGAGACCTGGATTTGGCTGCAGCCCTGCCATGGAACCTATGGAACCAAATAGACTAAAGGACCTCAGAGCAGGCAATACCAGGTTTCCCCTGTGCAGACCTTTCCACCTTCTGTAGCATAAATCCTGAAGCACCTACAGTCCCTATTAGTTCAGCAGCCTGAGGGGCCACCCCGTGTTCCGTGTACAATGAGCTGGCTCTGATGTGCGTCTGTGGGCTCTAGGTCACTGAATGTGACATGTTTTCTTAAATGAATTTCGTAATCATTGACATTGAGAATATGTTGATTATAATAAAGCTCCTGCATTCTGCCTTGGTCTCCCTCTTATGTCTCAGAGATCCCCTTTTCAGCTCCCCAGGGCTGCCAGCTGTTGCAGTGGCAGTTACAGACAGGCACGTGTGATGGATATCCTCAACAcggatttcacacacacacagttgagcTGCCGGACACCTGGCAAGTCCGGCATAGTCGCCTTCTGTAACTGTGAGAGGATGGAAAGGCTTAATCCCGTTGATTGACGTGTCCTGATTGGGTCCAGCAGCTGGTGCTGTGCTGTGTAGGACCTTCCAGGGCAGAATTAAAAGAGAATTAGTAGTAGTAAGCCCAGGGGTAATGCTGAACAGCTTTTTATATGCCAGACATTTACCTATTTCAGATCTTCCTAGACAACTGCTAAGGCTGGAGGCCCAGCATCAGGCCACCCAAGTTTTTCCACCCACAGGGTGTGTAAGTTGGGGaggacttgagaggctgagaaaggaggacCAGGAGTTAAAAACCACCTTGCATGTGGCTGCTTCT
This DNA window, taken from Cricetulus griseus strain 17A/GY chromosome 2, alternate assembly CriGri-PICRH-1.0, whole genome shotgun sequence, encodes the following:
- the LOC113833950 gene encoding death-associated protein 1 is translated as MSSPPEGKLETKAGHPPAVKAGGMRIVQKHPHTGDGKEEKDKDEQEWESTSPPKPTVFISGVMARGDKDFPPAAAQVAHQKPHASMDKHVSPRTQHIQQPRK